One Fusarium falciforme chromosome 1, complete sequence genomic window carries:
- a CDS encoding DOMON domain-containing protein produces the protein MKSTVGTLLASTAALYVRGTSAVTSAFCPNDGDVCFRWGVPEASASSGSGNIYFQMEAPSSVQWAGLGIGSGMSGAEMFLIYQNGDGNVTLSTRTGTGHVMPQYTRRTAVELLAGSGVSGGKLIANIRCGDCDSLDFEGSNSWIAAWKNGDSLDSTSVSERISEHDEHSSFSVNFAQASMSSDSNPFTSSSDDSDSNSDSDSKTGSGSGSGSGSGSGSGSGSGSDSNSGVVTESSGPSKTVLRAHGIIMSIVFLAAYPLGAVLMPIIGKWFVHAGWQFIAFLGMWAGFGLGYVYARDGGYWWQQTHTKMGTIVVALMGLQPILGFAHHRYFRSHGKRGVISHVHIWFGRILMILGIINGGLGLQLASSSKGYIIAYSVIAGIAALVYTGSIFVGGMRRTARAKSISPQMSQEEQR, from the exons ATGAAGTCGACAGTTGGCACACTATTAGCTTCCACGGCGGCATTGT ACGTCCGCGGCACATCAGCCGTCACCTCGGCCTTCTGCCCCAACGATGGAGACGTCTGTTTCCGCTGGGGCGTCCCAGAGGCGTCCGCCAGCTCGGGCTCTGGCAACATCTACTTCCAGATGGAAGCTCCCAGCAGCGTCCAATGGGCCGGCCTCGGTATCGGTTCCGGCATGTCAGGCGCCGAGATGTTCCTCATCTACCAGAACGGCGACGGCAACGTGACTCTCAGCACACGGACTGGCACCGGCCATGTTATGCCCCAATACACAAGGCGGACAGCAGTTGAACTCCTCGCCGGCTCTGGCGTCTCTGGCGGCAAGCTGATTGCCAACATTCGGTGCGGTGACTGCGATAGTCTTGACTTTGAGGGATCCAACTCGTGGATCGCGGCCTGGAAGAATGGTGACTCCCTAGACTCGACCAGTGTCTCGGAGAGAATCAGCGAGCACGACGAGCATAGCAGCTTCTCTGTCAACTTTGCTCAGGCATCCATGAGCTCTGATAGCAACCCTTTCACTTCTAGCAGTGACGATTCCGACTCGAATTCCGATTCAGACTCCAAgactggctctggctctggctccggTTCTGGCTCCGGTTctggctccggctccggctccggctccgatTCCAACTCTGGTGTTGTAACCGAGTCCTCTGGCCCGAGCAAGACCGTGCTGAGAGCTCACGGTATCATCATGTCCATCGTATTCCTTGCTGCATACCCCCTGGGAGCTGTTCTGATGCCCATCATTGGAAAATGGTTTGTCCACGCCGGCTGGCAGTTCATCGCCTTCCTGGGTATGTGGGCTGGCTTCGGTCTGGGTTACGTCTATGCCCGCGACGGGGGCTAT TGGTGGCAGCAAACCCACACCAAGATGGGCACAATTGTTGTTGCGCTGATGGGTCTCCAACCCATTCTTGGATTCGCCCATCACCGATACTTTAGAAGCCATGGCAAGCGAGGGGTCATCAGCCACGTCCATATCTGGTTCGGTCGAATCCTCATGATCCTTGGTATCATCAACGGAGGACTGGGCCTGCAGCTTGCAAGCTCCTCCAAGGGATATATCATTGCCTACTCGGTCATTGCTGGTATCGCGGCCCTGGTTTACACTGGTAGTATCTTTGTTGGCGGCATGAGGAGGACGGCTCGCGCCAAGTCAATCTCTCCGCAAATGTCCCAGGAGGAGCAGCGATAA